A single genomic interval of Streptomyces graminofaciens harbors:
- a CDS encoding DUF1844 domain-containing protein produces MSETPPESPDFDSMTRDIAEVPAVEVIVTVAVNLMSAAAVKLGLTEEGDKYKDLDEARKLVTALAGLLDASTTEISSFHAAPLRDGLKSLQLAFREASLVPDEPGQGPGEKYTGPVYG; encoded by the coding sequence ATGAGTGAGACCCCTCCTGAGTCCCCCGACTTCGACTCGATGACCCGTGACATCGCCGAGGTCCCCGCGGTCGAGGTGATCGTGACGGTCGCCGTCAACCTGATGAGCGCCGCAGCGGTGAAGCTCGGTCTGACCGAGGAGGGCGACAAGTACAAGGACCTGGACGAGGCCCGCAAGCTGGTCACCGCCCTCGCCGGTCTGCTCGACGCGTCCACGACCGAGATCAGCTCCTTCCACGCGGCCCCGCTGCGCGACGGCCTGAAGTCGCTGCAGCTGGCGTTCCGCGAGGCGTCCCTCGTCCCGGACGAGCCGGGCCAGGGCCCGGGCGAGAAGTACACCGGGCCGGTCTACGGCTAG
- a CDS encoding SseB family protein — MANKNIPDPGFSDDDGSADPGLSAALAAWAEDRTAVGPVLEALKGARLLVPVVAVLGEVEEDENGLRREKTSDMAVPTLKAGGRTALPAFTSTDSLARWDPAARPVAVPLHQALQAAAHEKADTIVLDLAGPVPFELTGPALLALAEGRTTTDPLADPAVVEAVRGAVAAEPAVLRAHLGPGQADGTLALVLEPSAAPAEAARAVAERLAADETLRARLVRGLDLALLPAGATPPGEPLYVRS; from the coding sequence GTGGCGAACAAGAACATTCCCGACCCCGGCTTCTCCGACGACGACGGCTCCGCCGACCCCGGCCTGAGCGCGGCCCTCGCCGCCTGGGCCGAGGACCGCACCGCCGTGGGACCCGTCCTGGAGGCGCTCAAGGGCGCCCGGCTGCTCGTCCCCGTCGTGGCCGTGCTCGGCGAGGTCGAGGAGGACGAGAACGGGCTGCGCCGCGAGAAGACCAGCGACATGGCCGTCCCCACCCTGAAGGCCGGTGGCCGCACCGCACTGCCCGCCTTCACGTCCACCGACTCACTCGCCCGCTGGGACCCCGCCGCCCGACCCGTCGCCGTACCCCTGCACCAGGCGCTGCAGGCCGCCGCGCACGAGAAGGCCGACACGATCGTGCTCGACCTCGCCGGACCGGTGCCGTTCGAGCTGACCGGCCCCGCGCTGCTCGCCCTCGCCGAGGGACGCACCACCACCGATCCGCTGGCCGACCCGGCCGTCGTCGAGGCGGTACGGGGTGCCGTGGCGGCCGAGCCCGCCGTGCTCCGGGCCCACCTCGGCCCGGGACAGGCGGACGGCACCCTCGCCCTCGTCCTGGAGCCCTCGGCGGCCCCGGCCGAGGCCGCGCGCGCGGTCGCCGAGCGCCTCGCGGCCGACGAGACACTGAGGGCCCGCCTGGTCCGCGGCCTCGACCTGGCACTGCTGCCGGCCGGAGCCACGCCACCCGGCGAGCCCTTGTACGTACGAAGCTGA